The Aptenodytes patagonicus chromosome 12, bAptPat1.pri.cur, whole genome shotgun sequence nucleotide sequence gggagaaggaaggaggatgTCACTACTATTTAGCCCAAAATACTGTGTGGGACATGCCCTTTGAGTCTCAGTTCTTGCAGATCCTCTGCTGTCTCCCGTGCTCTCACTTCTGCTGTGTCTATGTTCCAGACCTCCTCCTGACGGAAGGGCTCAGGCCAGGCATGGGACCGTTGGAGGGAGCCAACAGCACCCTCACTGTGGAGAAGACAGCATTAGACGAGAAGCTGCCACAAGGCTGGCACGCCAAGGACTTTGTCACTCCTAGCCAGGATCTCTCTGGGTCCCGCAGTGTTATGATGGACAGCACCAAGATCCTGGGGGTCCAGGTCATTCTGATTGCCGCCTACTCTCTCATCATTCTGCTGGGATTCATCGGCAACTCCTTGGTCATCTACATCATAGTGAAGTACAAGACCATGAGGACCGTCACTAACTTCTTCATAGCTAACCTGGCCCTAGCGGATCTGATGGTGGACACGCTCTGTCTGCCTTTCACCCTAGTGTACACACTGCTAGACGAGTGGAAGTTTGGAGCTGTTCTTTGTCATCTGGTCCCTTATGCTCAAGCTCTGAGTGTCCATGTGTCCACTCTCACCCTAACGGTGATTGCCCTGGATAGGTACCGGTGTATTGTTTTCCACCTGGACAGCAGGATTTCCAAGAGGCTCAGCTTCACCATCATAGCTGTCATGTGGCTAGCAGCAGCTGTCCTAGCAGGTCCTCTGGCCATCTTCAGAGAGTACCGGTATGAGGAAATCCCATCCATCAACCTCAAAATGGCTGTCTGCTCAGAAAAATGGCCTTCCGGTAATAACAGAGATGCCACTATCTACAGCCTGTCCATGCTCCTTCTGCAGTATGTCTTTCCTCTTGCAATTATTTGTTATGCCTATACCAGGATCTGGTTCAAGCTGAAAAACCATGTCAGTCCCACTTCTAGGAATGAAAACCAGTGCCGGAGGAGGAAGACAACCAAAATGCTAGTGATGGTGGTTGTGGTATTTGCAGTCTGTTGGCTCCCCTTCCACATATTCCAGCTTGCCATTGATCTTGATCTGGTTCTTATCTTCCATGAGTACAAACTCCTGTACACTGTCTTCCATGTTGGAGCCATGTGCTCTACATTTGTCAACCCCCTGCTCTACGGATGGATGAACAAGAACTACCGGAATGGCTTCCTTATATTCTTCCGTTGCCAGAACAAGCCAGAAAGCATCCACACTGAAGGCTCCGTTAGAGGGAGGTCGTACATCTTCAGGGCCAACACCCTAAATGGGAGCATCAAACAGACTCCTGGCAATGGACCACTGCCCACAGAAGTttagggatgggacatccacctcCAGGACTGAGGCTGACTGAACCCAGAGACACTCCTGGGTGAATGCCTTTTTTTGGCGGGACATTGTGTTGCTGAAACATTATATCTACCGCAGCCACGTAACTCCCCTGTAACTCTCAAAACAATAAATTTGGTGTATTTCTGTCTGACCAAACAAGtgagtttttcctttctctgcattcAAGTTATACATGTAGCAGCACGAAAATTCACACACAGAGGAGGCTTTCATTTAGCCAGCAAAATACGCCCTTTTTGCTATTTCCATTTGCCAAAGTGGGTTGCTCAACCTTTTACCCCCTGACATATTACACATTACAAATGCAGAACCTTTATTGTGTATGCTTGTTCATCTGTACGTCTCCTACCCAAAAGCCTTAATGATCCATCTTTAGCTAATGCCTCCAAGGGGAAGGAGACCTACTCTCTTCTGCAAACACGGGCTGGTTAGTGCCATCACTCCGTAGGCCTGGGAAGGGAGCAGGCTGGTGCAGGCTGAAGCTGGGCAATCCAAGATCTCTTGCAAAGCGTGTGCATGAATCTGCATTTGCAACCCATGGGATGAGCTCtcatcctcagaaagcccaggaGGTGGCAGCGACACTACTTACCGCAGTTTCCTTTACAAGTGCCAAAgcaaggctttggggacacctcaTTAGCCAGGGGTGAGCCAGGGCCCTGGATTTAGcaaggagcagagcaggcagagaagcAGATAGGAAAGGAAAGAGCCGGGGCAGCTGATCAAGAGGACTGAAACTGAACCTAGGGGTTTGGCAAAGGTGATTTCCTCCAGACCCTAAGATGTGGCTCCTGCCATGCAATAACTTGACGGGTGCCAGCATGACCAGAGAGGTAAAACTGCGAACGACACCATTCTCCAAGGCACTCAGAGGGTTTTAAAGCTTTACGCTCTCTGGGGTTGGAGGTAGTATGGGGTCTGTACATGGGTGCTTCAGTTCAGAAGACAGATGTAACCTGCTTGCATGGTTATCACAGATGTGGTGTCCTCTGGCAGAAGAAGACATGGAGACAAAGGATGATGTATTCTTTCATACCAAACTATACGTTCGCCTCCCTAAGGCTGTGTCAGCTGGGGAGCATATTTTTAGCTCTGCCATCAAAGGAGGCTTGATTGCTACTGTGATCTCAGCAGCTTGTCATTGGTGTCATCTCTAAAAGTCAGTGTTCATCAGATTGGAAAGTAACTCCCAGATGCAGGAAAGAGACTCAACAGACCTCCTcattaaagataaaaagaaaagaaaaactttgattTGTAGGTCTTCACTGGAGGAAGGACAAGAGGTAAGAGGACTTGCAGTACTGAGAACGTCAGCTGGATCAGGCTGCTGGGTTGTCACATCTGGAGTCCTCAAGAAATGAATTGTCAAAGGGCTTATTTGAAAATCCggctctcctgcctcctccccagcttgACCTGCCTCTGGCCCTTGTTCTCCAGCTCAGCTTCCGACTGCCACACTAGATTTTAATCTCtctgtttatttctttctctgatgcCCTGCTTCATTTTCCTAAATAGATACAAGAAAGTGGTTTCTGATTCCTTCCTGAGACATCActgccaggcaggggctgcagaccACGCTCCACACTTGGAGGCATGGGCATGCTGATGCCTAATAACTCCCCAGCACCTGATTCTGCAGATCACAGCCCGTTTTTCTTTTCAGGGAGCTTCAGGCTCTATGAAGATCCTGTCAGGAAATCACTGGTGTTCCAGTAAAAGGGTCATCTGGTTGCTGACAGGCCAAGATACGATGGGAGAACCAAGACACAAGTAAACCTTCCCTAGGTGAAGTGCCATGGCGTGACGGTGGGAGTTTGCTGTTTCATCCTGATGGAAGGAGGAAGAtagtctcctccacagcactgGTAAATTCTGTCCCTACCTAATGAACTGGTCATTCCTACAATCCATCCTCCCAAGGAACTCTCCCCGTGTTTCCATCAAACTCCAAGATATAAGGAAATGTTTATGTTTCAAAAGCAGCTTAAATGAGTGGAAAGAATTCAACTATTACCAATAAACACTTCAGAAAGTGATTTAACACTCAATAATATATGTCACAGTAAAATAACAGATTCAGCAATGCAAGCTTAGAAGCCAGTCACGCTGCCAGCTGAGATGGATGAGGAGCTAAATCGCTCTTCTAGGGGCCTTGCCAAAGGTTTTGTCCTGTGACACCACACACGGTATCTGACTGCAGAGCAAGGCAGATAATGACATTATGAATGACTATTTAATTTTGAGCCCAGACTTTTAAACTAAatatggataaataaataaatagatccTGGCTCTTCACAAATAAATGCTGGCAATGGCATTTATAGGGCAGAGGGATTTTTATGCTGGAGCAAACTGAGAAGGAGAAACTATTTACTTGAAGTGTAACAgcaaatttctgtttgctttatttaataCACTTGTGCAGCTTTACTGATGGATTTCTGCCTGTGagcttgctgctttttccttgccGTTGGAAAAAGTTACAACCTTCCACACCCACTGCAAGCAGGGAGATCAGTTCTCGGTTGTGTATACATGGAAAACCATGATGCCTCTATTGAGGGAAAGTGTCCCTAGTGTCCACAGCCAAACAGAACAAGAGAAGGTGGAGAGCGGGGAAGCAAAGCTTCTTACCAAAGGTTGATTTGGGCAAATAAATAGTATATTATGGACTGTCATGACTGCACAGAAGACAGGAATGAATTTGTTTCcacaaaacagaaatctgttgGAGAAGAAGGTTCCCCAAATATTAACACTCTGCTAAAGATGGCCTTACTGGTTCCATGAAACCAAAGACCAGAAGCACTTTAAGTTTTTGAACTATTTAGAGCTCAGGATAGGGTACAACCCTGCTCTGTTGGTGTCAAGGGCAGATCCTCTAGCAGTTACAGATATTCTTGGAGATACTATGCTCTGCGCCAAAGGTGCATCAGTGAATGCCCGCCAAgccgggctcctctccacagagCTGGCCGTGGTGTTACTGACGTGGGATGGAGTGCCTCATGTCAATGGCACAGCAGCTGATGGGGATAAGGTATTTCATTACAGAGTTAGAAACACggtgacaaaaatgaaaatgaacaagtGTTTCATCAAAGCTTGTCTGGAAGACAGTGTTGTTCCTGGTGACCAAACAAATTTCCTCTAGGGCTCCTCCTGACTCTTGCCGACATCCTTCTCAAAATGCTGCTTCACTGAACTGACCCGAGGATATTTCACAGCTTTTAGGAGGGAGGTTCTGAATTCCCTGAGAAACACCCTATTTCTCATGCTAGGACACCCTTTCTGGTCACATCATACAAATCTTGTATTATAAAAAGTACCACTGAACAGTTCTTAATTGCCAAGCAACCCCTAGCAGATGATTAACTTTGAATAGACACCACAGGTGGGGATGCCTCTAACTAGCCCATGCAACCATTACTCACATGCCAGACAAATACAAGAACAGCTGAGACGTGGAAACATCAtcatttaaaaacagcagcatCAATAACTGTTGTTCCTTATTATAGGCTGCTCTAAGAGCTCTCAGGAGTCCCAGAGTCTCTTATCAAACTTCCAGGCTTGACAAAGCACATTGAAATTTGCAGAGCAAAGGCTGTGCTTTGGACACAGGAGGCTCTCCGAGCGCTAGAAATTTTGCCTCTAAAACACTTAGTTTGCTCTGAAAATCCCTTCCCATTTGATTTCCAAAGCACATACGTCTGTAACAAGCTAATGTGCATAAAGAGAGCAAAGGTTTGGGCTTTTTACTTTTCCTTGTCTCAAGGCAATATATACAGCTGGCATTTAGACCAATGCAGGGTGAGCTGGGTCCTTCAGTCAGGGCTCTGTTAGAATCAAAGATGCGACACACTCCTGCGTACGCCTGTGCTTCATCCTGCTCCTGTAAAGGCCAGATCCATCCCCTCGTGGCTCTCTGCCCTGCAGTAATGTGTGCCCTCTCCCATTACCCATGGCAGCCCAAGTGAACAATGTCAAATCCACGTTTTATTCAATATGCCCACAAATGTATTGGCAGAAACATTGCTCTGAGCTTTTCACAAAGGCTCTGTAGGGAAATACATACTAGACCAGGAAAGAAGCAGTTCCTCTAGCACATGCTAATACGAAAGGGGCTGGAGTGCCATTCTGCTGAAGGAGGTCACAGACAGCTCAGTGTTTCCCTTGATATCAGGTGTTAATCTCATCAATGTTACAGCTAACATGGTCTGAAACAAAATTagcctttgtttgggcaggaGCTGTGGAGTTGGCGCTTTCTTTGCATGCCTTTGTCTTTCGCCTCTGTTATTGTGTGATTTCACCAGGGTGTCTGTATGCGCTGGGTTTTAAGTGAGGCCTCAGGATCAGCTAACCTGGTGAAAATCAGGAATTACTGCAATaatccagaaaaaagaaaggatgctGGGTTCATATGGGTGCGCAGAATTTGGTCCCttgcatttgaaaaaacagaGCTTTGTCTTCCTTTCAGTTTTCCCTTATCTAGCTTGAGATTCTTCAAGTGCCAAAAATAATATTGCATATTACTGCCAGAACATTTATCTTCTCTTTGAGCTCATTTCAGGGAAGGGATTTGTTCAAGAGGGCCTGGGAGGGAAAGAAGGCTAGGTTTTTAAAGCTCATCGTTATCTCTAGTCTCAGGGTTTTGTAAGTTAAAAGACAAATCAGAAAAAGACAAAGTCAGTCACACACGCTAAGGGAGGTACCAATTTATCTGCAGACAACACAACCTCTATTTAATTTTCTACCCAGGCACCCCAGCACCCTTTGCCAAAGCGTTGTATGTATATGGGGCTGAATGAGGTTGTGGGAGgaaagcatttttctgctgctaaTAGCAATACCTTAGTGTCACTCATGATTTATAGCCAGCAAAGAATGCTTTTTCTGGTCTATGTTCTGCTCAGTGTAATGAGTACAGAAGGAATAGTGCGGATGTCTCATGGAGCTCACAGGAGGAGATCTTCATTAGTTCAGTCCTCTCCAGTGTGGTAGCAAATACTGTGAACATTAGAGGAGAAACCCTTTTGTTTATAACTAGCTTATTGAAGTGCACAAGCATGGAGTTGTCACTGTGTCACTTTGCTAATATGTCACAGACCTTCAGACACTGTTCGTCTCCAGGATGTGCCCGCAGCTCAGCTATAAGGTGCTTCTCCTTGCTGCTGcatggaaggaagaaggaaaataggTCACAGAATAAGATTTCAAGACATTCAGGAGAGGATGAGCCCTTGGATTAAATTTGGAGGTTAATACGGTTCTCTATGGAATGTGGGGTAGATTGTTGGCTCTGTTGGGACCAGGATGAGTAACATGAAAAGGGGAATGAACTCTGCCATGGTGCAGGAAGAACAGAGACTCTATCAAACTAGAGACAAGTATGAAATAACAGCAAATCCGGATCCATCATGTCCAGTATTCTGTCTTAGATCAAGGCAATAAAAGATGCTGTTTAGGGAAAGCATGCTAACTTGGCCACTATTGTGGTCCATTCCTCTCATATCCCTAGCAGCAGCCACAACTGTTGTATTAGAGGTGTTAGAGGGGACATCCCTGTCTAGACCATTTAGTATCCATTTCTAGACTTTTTGTTTGTGATTTTGTCTAATCCCTCCCTGACCCTGACAATTCTGTCCGCTTCCACAGCCTCCTGGCCCCACAGTTTAAAGAAGTACTTTCTTCTATCTGTTTAAACCAATCCCTTACTAGTTTCAGCAAATGCTCTCTGGTTCCAGTACTGTGGGACTTGCTGAACAGCAGCCGAACATTCAGCTTACCCAGTGCTGCCTTCATTTTGTAAATCTTGattccttctccagctttctcctcTCTCAGCTCAAGCCACATCTTCTCCTAAGGCAGCTTCTTCACCCCTGATCATTTTATTTGCTCTTCTGTGGACCTCCTCCAGGTCCTTCCTTCCAGAAATATCACAAAGGGCTGAATTTTGCACATAATTCCCGTGAAGGAGTGGGATCTATCAGCTTTGTTCCAACCTTGCTTGAGATCAGCCATATGAGCGCTTTTAAGTATGTGTGGGGGAAGGACACCGCTTGATGAAATGTTAGGCTGCCTCTCCCTGGCTGCAGCATCGCTGTCTTCTTAATGAAATCTCATGACACTGGTCACTGAGTCAGTTCAGTGAATTAAGAAATGCATCCCCAGTTTTGTTTTTGAAGTCAAGAGCCACAAGGGCAGTCAGATCCCTACCTCACCTTGAACTCTGTATCCAATAGATTTATCCAGGGGCAAGACTGAAGTCCAAATGATCCTGATCCCGGACTAGCGTCCTAAATCACAACTTCATCCGTCCattctacaaaacagaaaaacgAGGAATTGTGCATTTCAGGAAAAGAGTGACGAGTTTTTGTTACTTGGCAACTGTCATTCCCACATGTTTTGGAAGAATTTGAGAACACCCTGCACCTCAGAGAAATCAACCAGCTTAGGTGAGGAGGAAGGGAACTGGCAGCAGATCCCCAAAACTTTGAGCTGGGAAGATCTCTTGGGGCTCATGGAAGCAAAAAGTGCTTTATGTCTGCATGCTCCTCAGCTTGTCTCCTCAAAGTGACTGTCTGCATCAGTTTCTGGGCTCTTCATGGTGAAATAATCTGTTGTTCTGTTATTTCTGTCTtacagaggcatttcacagccATCTGAATGTGCTCTAATCCACCTGCCAGCTGCAATCAGCACACAGCACGGTTGCATTCCTGTCAGCCAAGATTTGAGCACCAGAAACAAAAACCTTGAAAAGAGGAGTCAGCAAGAGATCTGCATGTGAAAACTGGGGAGGGGACAGTCAAACCTGAGGGCTTGGTGCATGTACACACAGTGATAGCAAACCCAGGCAATGAGGCCAGAGTAAAATTTGACTTGCTTCCTGCAGTGGCAGTTGACTTCAGACAGGAATTCAGACATGattattaaaacaataatttaGGGCTTCAGTTGCTGGGAGCTAATCTCCAAGGTTGAACTCAGCAGATGGCTGTGTAAGTGGACCCCAGCTAATGCATTTATGCAGTGGTTCAGCATTTTTGGTCCAGTTTTGTTACTGACAACTTTGCTATGTGAAATCCCATTTCTCTTTCCTAGGTTAGATAAAAGAATCTAGTGGTTTCAAAGTGCAGATCTCAACTCTCCGAGGCAACCCTGCAGTACCCAATTAAGCAAAGCTAAGATAGCAAAACTAGCATGGTAAGAACTGATTGAAATTGTCTGTTGCTCCAAGGAGTGCAATAACACGAGATTGCTACGGTGGCAAAGATGTTTTACTAAAGCATAGGGTTCCTTGGTCTTTGTAACGTTTGCCTGGCACTGCAGTCCTTCGTTGTGTGAAATTCCAATTGGCTTCATACAAAATCAGTGAGAGTCAGGTCACTAATACCCAGTAGTTTGTTTGGAATCCTGGTCTTTGCAATTATATCATTAAAAGGACATGAGCTAATCTCACTGCAACCCAAGCAGCTAAAACAGCCTGGCAAGAACAACTCTCTGAAATGCAGCTATTAAAGTACTCCTCATAGATTTCCCAGACAGTGAGGAGATGCTCTGGGGTATTTTAATCATGTACATACTATAAGAATAGTATAAGAAAAGATCATAGGAAATAAACGGGAGGGAGTCGGAACTCCTCTGGCTAAACCATTCCTGAATGCAGGGTGTCTCACCTCTTCCAAGGCTCCTGTGATGGAGATTTCATCCACTCCCTGCACAGTCTATTCTGAGCCCTTCCTAATGTCTAACCAATAAATCTCCCTTACTGCAATCTATTACTTCTTGTCTCCTGGCAGACACAGATAATAGTTTATTACCTACTGTACCGCACCTTTACATATTTAAAGGGTATTAACATGCATCTCTTCCACCCCCTCCAGACTAaaccaagtaatttttttctgcccttCCTCACAGGGCTCATTCGCTGTACCTCTGTTTGTTCTTGCTTCTCTCCTCTGGACTTTCTGTGTTCAACAGCCAGTagttttgcaggaaaacaaaaggacTGAAGGAGGTAAAAAGGTTCTGCAGAAATGTTAGGTTCTCTGAGCAATCACTCTGTATACTGGAATGCATAATTGGGAACTGCTCTTTTCCAAACACAGTGACTGCCTCTACACCGTGGCAGGAGACCAGGGTCTTTGTTTCGCTGTCAGCAGAGCTATTTCCATGTTCTGACTCATCAACGGCTGTTTCTACACGggtaaaagcagcagcactttgcaGCACTATTCAAGCCCTCACAGGTGAAAACAACCATGAGGCAGAAGTTTCCCTACAAGTTGCATCAGTCATGTGGCGTTTTGCACCTTGTGGGTGTTGCCTCGTGTGTGCAGCTCTGGGTATGTCCATAGCATGACCATGCATGTGGCCCGGTTCTAGGACACAGGGACACAAGTGACAGGAGGCCACAGTCATCATGGCCAAACTTGCCTTTCCCAAGGAACCTGGTGCCTTGCAAATGCATCCCTCTCTGAGTCAACCTCAGGACTGTTTCTTGTGCTGCCTGGCAGCTTCCTGCACGCCCCATCCCGGTTGTGAGCGCAGCAGTCATTTCCTCACTCCCTTTAATTTACAAACAGGCCCAGGGAAACTTCAGGCTGCGGTTGGACTCCCACTCTTGGATCCAGTGACACTGGTGGAAGAGGTTGCAGTCTCCCCCACCGAGGTGCCTGAGGaaacagctctgccagcagaCCAGCAACACAGGGGCAGTGCTGACTTCTCACTGTCCCTGGTATCCCCTGTTCAGGGCACCTTTAATTGCTACTTCTTCCACTTTGCCTCGAAGAACAGCACTTACATTGTATTTCCTTTACTGTGGATAGAAAGTAAAATTCTTTTCAGCTAGTTCTCTCTTCCAGCTTTGTTAAATCCTAGATCAGCTGATCTTAAGCTGCTGAgccttgctttcctcttctgtgAAACAGGACAAGTGCAGCACCCAGAGGCTTGTAAAACATGTCGTATGTGCCAGCTGAATAGCACTACTGcagtaaaaagcattttaagtgaACACATCTTACAATATATTTCCATCAGTTGTTTATTAAGGAGGCAGACCTTACTTGAAAAGTGCTGTTAAATACTCAGAGAAAAGCAACTTTTGAATTCTCAGgggtaaatatttattccagACTCTCAAAAAAGTAATGATTTGTGAATCCAGGTGTGGGAGGGTTTTTGATAGCGACAGTGCCTGGTATTTTTCAGCAGCGTCTACTGCTTTCAATGTGGAGTATGAGCATTGACTGAAGGATGACTGCTTTGCTCCACTGCTCATAAGCATTTCTGAATTGTTTGGACAAGAATGATTCTAAAGAAACACCAACACAGTTGTTTTCTGTTCCAAggaagctaattaaaaaaaagcaatttttagcCCATTCTTATTGTTGTCTTGTGCTGTCTTGTGCTTCCCTCCCTGATGATTGCGAAGATGTGCAATTGGAAGAAGGAGCTTCCTCTGCTGAAACCACTTTGGAAGATGACAagctctgggctgcagcagcagtgaacAACCTGAAGAGAAGGATGAGGTACCCTGGCTGCAAAGCAAATTTACAACGTTGTGTGCATACCCCAGgaatcagcaagaaaaaaaattaaatttcggAGCAGCGTGGAGGTGACCTCCTGAGGCAGAACATCTATCACAGCCAGATTAGGAAGCTAGAAAGCAACCCGCTGTCATGTCATGTCTTCACCAATCTGTGGTCCATGTTGCATCAATTATTAGTGCaggcatttatttctctttttttggcaagatacttcccccccctccacctGTGACCCTTTTATTCAAGGGTCTCAAAGTGGCTCACATTCCCCAGAGGTTGGAGTCTATCCTGGGAAGTGTTTGAGCTGCCCCTTGTGGAATTGCGAGTTGCAACTCGTAACAAATATATTTGCAAGTAGTCCAGTGAGCCACAGAATGAGGAAACCGGGTTTCCTAATGGCCTTACGCCTGCTGCCTCTCTCTCTGGTGTCTAATGATGTGTCAGCTCACACAAGTGGCACTCTCTACCTGCTGTGTTCTTGCACAAAACTTTTCAAATACGACATCGTGGAGACCTTGACCCCTCTGTCAAATTTTGTTGAAATTCATCGAGTGGTCTAAAAGTTAAATGGGGCTTTCTACCCCATTGGCACTTCATGAATTTTGGAGCCATGGGGCATGAGGGTAATTGGCTTTCTAGGGAACTGTATCTTGAAGTTACCCTTCACCACAGGACACCCCAAAAGATGTCAGTTGTTATGTGAGTGTTAGCAGCcccttcttctctttttccttagaGGCTCTTGTGTGTCCCCCCCTGGAATTTTTAACCTACTTCTCCACTATTAAAGACGAATCACAAGTCTGAGCTCTGGCTGAGACTTCTCATTAACAAGCACTAACGGGCATGGCACCAGCAGCATGGGAGTCCTGTCAAATGGAAGAGCTGGGGCAGAATCTCCTTGTTCCCTCCAGTGCACTCGTTACCGCTTTGTCTCTTCAAGTTCTGTTTCAAGTCACGGGTTCCCCTTGGTTCCTTATAGGGCCATTCCATAGATGAATGGCTCCCACTCTGAgaagctgttttctgtttctcagcatATATTTCCCCTTTGTTACAGTCTTCTCATCAAGTCTGTTCATGCCCCCATGTATTCTGATATTTATGGTACCCTGCACCATTTtaggagaaataaatgaataatgtcCTTCCTCACATGCACACCTTTCACTGTGCCCACTCAAAAACCAGAATGCCAGTTCTGTGGCAAAAATGCATGCATTCACATGACTGGTGATTtataaaagcaagttaaaaaaatgagGTTCCTAAACAGAATTTAATATATCCTTGTTGTTGCAGTTGTTGCAACTCAGTGCAGATTTGACGTTTTCAATCCAGAGTTGCAAGGATACGCACTCTTTTATCAGTctactttgatttaaaaattcttatCTCTGTTGCACTGTAGGCATTAGGTTAGATCAACCTGCTGTATTAATAAACTGTCTCTTGGATGCTTGTAGCCCTTTTGTAATAGCCAGGACTTCTTGAGTTTTATGGTTAGTACAATGCTATACAGAGCTCATTCCTTCTGTTCCCGTGTGGTTGTGCTAATAAATACGAGATAGATGCCTTTTGGCATTAACAAACGGGTGCAGACCCTACAGTGTGACAAATAAATGATTTTGGCTGGGACTTTCCAGCGGTATATTATCAGAGGGGATCGTATAAACAAGCCAGCACTTGTTAGAAGGAAGCATGGGGATGTGACTTCATCCCTGGGTATCATCCTACTTTACAGTCCACAAAACCTCTATAAGGCACCGGAGCTCTGAAGGCTGGAGGCAGCTTGACCGTGTCTTTCCATGCGAACTGTGCTGCTGAGGGTCTGTTCAGGGACCCTCCAGAGTGATGAATATGCCAAGTCACTCTGAGGTATTATAAGAAAAGAGACCCTGGCACCGAGTTCTGCTTGCCCAAGACTCGCAGACATTTAGAAATGCTCTGTTGTGCAAGCCGAGCCACAGCTCAAAgttcttttaattcttgtaaTCAACAGACAACTGCTGAATGTG carries:
- the LOC143166045 gene encoding neuropeptide Y receptor type 2-like is translated as MGPLEGANSTLTVEKTALDEKLPQGWHAKDFVTPSQDLSGSRSVMMDSTKILGVQVILIAAYSLIILLGFIGNSLVIYIIVKYKTMRTVTNFFIANLALADLMVDTLCLPFTLVYTLLDEWKFGAVLCHLVPYAQALSVHVSTLTLTVIALDRYRCIVFHLDSRISKRLSFTIIAVMWLAAAVLAGPLAIFREYRYEEIPSINLKMAVCSEKWPSGNNRDATIYSLSMLLLQYVFPLAIICYAYTRIWFKLKNHVSPTSRNENQCRRRKTTKMLVMVVVVFAVCWLPFHIFQLAIDLDLVLIFHEYKLLYTVFHVGAMCSTFVNPLLYGWMNKNYRNGFLIFFRCQNKPESIHTEGSVRGRSYIFRANTLNGSIKQTPGNGPLPTEV